In a single window of the Flavobacterium sp. W4I14 genome:
- a CDS encoding hypothetical protein (product_source=Hypo-rule applied; superfamily=48371), translating into MQPIVNFNFLKQFNFQQVINIQNRYNPNFCDMETRNNHGLIQALLDCALACEHCASSCLKEEDINMMIDCIKLDRDCADICTQAARLLQRDSIIGHQYLLLCEEICRLCAAECSKHDHEHCRQCAVACEECADACHANHEPIHQD; encoded by the coding sequence ATGCAACCAATCGTCAATTTCAATTTTTTAAAACAGTTTAATTTCCAGCAGGTTATTAATATACAAAATAGGTATAACCCAAACTTTTGCGATATGGAAACGAGAAACAACCATGGTTTAATCCAGGCTTTATTAGATTGCGCCTTAGCTTGCGAGCATTGTGCATCTTCCTGCTTAAAAGAAGAAGACATCAATATGATGATTGACTGCATCAAACTAGACAGGGATTGCGCAGATATCTGTACCCAGGCAGCCCGGTTATTGCAAAGAGATTCAATTATCGGGCACCAATATTTGTTGCTCTGTGAAGAAATATGCAGGCTTTGTGCAGCCGAATGTAGCAAACACGATCATGAACATTGCAGACAATGTGCTGTTGCCTGCGAGGAATGTGCAGATGCCTGCCATGCCAATCACGAACCGATCCATCAGGATTAA
- a CDS encoding serine protease Do (product_source=KO:K04771; cath_funfam=2.30.42.10,2.40.10.10; cog=COG0265; ko=KO:K04771; pfam=PF13180,PF13365; smart=SM00228; superfamily=50156,50494; transmembrane_helix_parts=Inside_1_12,TMhelix_13_32,Outside_33_526), translating into MALKNTIYKHMKKILGITVLAAFIGGAAAIGGYKLFERNQTGSTITEKQNLYFANNPLKISSAGTTDFTQAAAAVAPGVVHIKTTYAAQSGGGRSSSPFDMMEDFFGGGGRQMQRQPRAASGSGVIISQDGYIVTNNHVVENAEKVEVVLTDRRKVEAKVIGRDPNTDLALIKVNATGLPVVKMGNSDNVQVGEWVLAVGFPLDLNTTVTAGIVSAKNRSIGIIGREQQGNEITEEEYREYQRTGKRPDRPANTSIESFIQTDAAINPGNSGGALVNANGELVGINSAIASQSGYNQGYGFAIPVNLARKIVDDFMKYGSVKRGYIGVNFVPLSGEEKPEGIKTNEISGLYVNDVVPGGGAAAAGIKSGDVIKKVDGVVINDSPDLQERVGRLNPGDKVKLTVLRDGALKDYSVTLKGEASVGLTAKNATSKGAEVSKLGATFAPATQAQKSKYGINSGVVVTSVTTGKAFDNIGVEKGLIITKVNGQPVNSVADVQKALPLGRNNMVSISGVGEQGSYNYSFPAQ; encoded by the coding sequence ATGGCTTTAAAAAACACAATATACAAACACATGAAAAAAATATTAGGAATTACCGTGTTGGCTGCTTTTATAGGTGGGGCAGCAGCAATTGGAGGTTACAAACTATTCGAGCGTAACCAAACAGGCAGTACCATTACTGAAAAACAGAACTTGTACTTCGCAAATAATCCGCTTAAAATTTCATCAGCGGGAACAACAGACTTTACGCAGGCGGCAGCAGCTGTTGCACCAGGTGTAGTTCACATTAAAACTACATATGCAGCACAAAGCGGCGGTGGCAGAAGTTCTTCTCCGTTTGATATGATGGAAGATTTCTTCGGTGGCGGTGGCCGTCAGATGCAACGTCAGCCTAGAGCAGCATCGGGTTCTGGCGTAATTATCAGTCAGGATGGTTATATCGTAACCAATAACCACGTGGTAGAAAATGCAGAGAAGGTTGAGGTGGTTTTAACAGACAGACGTAAAGTTGAGGCAAAAGTAATTGGCCGCGATCCGAATACCGATTTAGCTTTAATTAAAGTAAATGCAACAGGTTTACCTGTAGTAAAAATGGGTAATTCAGATAATGTACAGGTTGGAGAATGGGTTTTAGCTGTTGGTTTCCCGTTAGATTTAAATACTACGGTAACAGCTGGTATTGTGAGTGCGAAAAACCGTAGTATTGGTATTATTGGCCGCGAGCAACAAGGCAACGAAATTACTGAAGAGGAGTATCGTGAATACCAACGTACCGGTAAAAGACCAGATCGTCCGGCAAATACAAGTATCGAATCATTTATTCAAACCGATGCAGCCATTAACCCAGGCAACAGTGGTGGCGCCCTTGTAAACGCAAATGGCGAATTGGTAGGTATTAACTCAGCAATCGCATCGCAAAGTGGATATAACCAAGGTTATGGATTTGCAATTCCAGTTAATCTTGCCCGTAAGATTGTTGATGATTTTATGAAATATGGTTCAGTTAAACGTGGTTACATTGGCGTTAACTTTGTGCCATTAAGTGGCGAGGAAAAACCTGAAGGCATTAAAACCAACGAAATAAGTGGCTTGTATGTGAATGATGTGGTTCCTGGTGGCGGTGCTGCTGCTGCGGGCATTAAATCAGGTGATGTTATCAAAAAAGTTGATGGCGTAGTGATCAACGATTCACCTGATCTTCAGGAAAGAGTTGGCCGTTTAAATCCAGGTGATAAAGTTAAATTAACGGTATTACGCGATGGTGCACTGAAAGATTATAGTGTAACATTAAAAGGCGAAGCCAGTGTTGGTTTAACTGCTAAAAATGCAACAAGCAAAGGGGCTGAGGTTTCGAAATTAGGTGCAACTTTTGCTCCTGCTACTCAAGCACAGAAATCGAAATATGGCATTAATAGTGGTGTTGTAGTAACCTCTGTAACTACAGGAAAAGCATTTGATAATATTGGTGTTGAAAAAGGTTTAATCATTACTAAAGTGAACGGACAACCTGTAAATTCTGTTGCCGATGTTCAAAAAGCGTTACCTTTAGGTAGAAACAACATGGTGAGTATTTCTGGTGTTGGCGAGCAAGGTTCTTATAACTATAGCTTCCCAGCGCAGTAA
- a CDS encoding diaminopimelate epimerase (product_source=KO:K01778; cath_funfam=3.10.310.10; cog=COG0253; ko=KO:K01778; pfam=PF01678; superfamily=54506; tigrfam=TIGR00652) has translation MKINFFKYQGAGNDFILIDHTMSPLKDIDNQLVEQLCHRRFGIGADGLMFITKHEDYDFEMHYFNADGKLGSMCGNGGRCIVAFAKQLGIIDRETNFLAVDGPHYARISENGEWVDLQMIDVDTITKDGEAYVLNTGSPHYVALQSDLKDFDVFTEGKNIRYNGTYAEKGINVNFVEDKGDHLFVRTYERGVEDETYACGTGVTAVAMAMAKHKDQTGHIKTAIKVLGGDIKIEFDYDGKAFTNVFLCGPAKLVFEGEVE, from the coding sequence ATGAAAATTAATTTCTTTAAATACCAGGGCGCAGGCAACGATTTTATTTTAATAGACCACACCATGAGTCCGTTAAAAGATATTGATAATCAATTAGTTGAACAATTATGCCATAGAAGATTTGGCATTGGTGCCGATGGATTAATGTTTATTACCAAACATGAGGATTATGATTTTGAGATGCATTATTTTAATGCTGATGGTAAGCTGGGCAGCATGTGCGGAAACGGTGGCAGATGTATTGTTGCTTTTGCCAAACAACTCGGAATCATCGATCGCGAAACAAACTTTTTGGCAGTAGATGGCCCACATTATGCCAGAATTTCAGAAAATGGCGAATGGGTTGATTTGCAAATGATTGATGTAGATACCATTACCAAAGATGGCGAGGCTTATGTTTTGAACACTGGCTCGCCGCATTATGTTGCTTTACAAAGTGATTTAAAAGACTTTGATGTTTTTACTGAAGGTAAAAACATTCGCTATAATGGAACTTATGCAGAAAAAGGTATAAATGTAAACTTTGTGGAAGATAAAGGCGACCACTTGTTTGTGCGTACCTACGAGCGCGGTGTTGAAGATGAAACTTATGCCTGTGGTACTGGAGTAACCGCGGTCGCCATGGCGATGGCGAAACACAAAGACCAAACCGGTCATATTAAAACCGCCATTAAAGTTCTGGGTGGTGATATTAAAATAGAATTCGATTACGATGGTAAGGCATTTACCAATGTATTTTTATGTGGCCCGGCCAAACTGGTTTTTGAAGGAGAAGTAGAGTAA
- a CDS encoding membrane fusion protein (multidrug efflux system) (product_source=KO:K03585; cath_funfam=2.40.50.100; cleavage_site_network=SignalP-noTM; cog=COG0845; ko=KO:K03585; pfam=PF16576; superfamily=111369; tigrfam=TIGR01730): MRKVTTLFFSVSIGMLLASCGNNDAAKKAAAAAAAGPQAYPVFTVTTQNTTLDSDYPATIEGIQNIDIRPKVDGFIEKILVDEGAVVKKGQLLFTINAPQYEQQVRTARAAISSAEADVNAAQLTVNKTKPLVEKDIISKYDLDAAQLTLQSRKAALAQAKAELVNAQVNLGYTSITSPVDGVVGSIPFRNGSLVSSSSTQPLTTVSNTSKVYAYFSLNEKQLLDFSNTYKGNTLAQQMKNIPPVSLVLADGTVYAQNGKIESINGQINTSTGSASLRATFPNPVFLLKNGASASVRIPQHVENAILVPQKSTIDLQGKKFVYILGDSAKVINTQIEVMELAKGNFYVVTKGLKAGDKVILEGFQSLKDGTKIKPEVKNTDSVYAEIKK, from the coding sequence ATGAGAAAAGTAACAACTCTCTTTTTTAGCGTGAGCATTGGTATGCTTTTAGCGTCCTGCGGAAATAACGATGCAGCTAAAAAAGCTGCCGCTGCTGCCGCAGCAGGTCCACAAGCTTACCCTGTTTTTACAGTAACCACACAAAATACAACCTTAGATTCTGATTATCCAGCAACAATTGAAGGTATTCAAAACATCGATATCCGTCCGAAAGTAGATGGTTTTATTGAAAAAATATTGGTTGATGAGGGTGCTGTGGTTAAGAAAGGTCAGTTACTTTTCACCATTAATGCACCACAGTACGAGCAACAGGTTAGAACAGCACGAGCAGCCATTAGCAGTGCTGAAGCTGATGTAAATGCGGCCCAGCTAACGGTAAACAAAACCAAACCTTTGGTAGAAAAAGATATCATTAGCAAATACGATCTTGATGCAGCGCAGCTAACGCTTCAAAGCAGAAAAGCTGCATTGGCGCAAGCGAAAGCAGAATTGGTAAATGCACAGGTTAATTTAGGTTATACTTCGATTACCAGCCCTGTTGACGGCGTAGTTGGCAGTATTCCTTTCAGAAATGGAAGTTTAGTGAGCAGCAGCAGCACCCAACCGTTAACTACTGTTTCTAATACTTCGAAGGTTTACGCCTATTTCTCATTAAACGAAAAACAGCTTTTAGATTTTTCCAATACCTATAAAGGCAACACACTTGCACAGCAAATGAAAAACATTCCTCCGGTGAGCTTGGTTCTTGCTGACGGAACAGTTTATGCACAGAATGGCAAAATCGAATCCATCAACGGACAGATTAACACCAGCACCGGTTCGGCAAGTTTAAGGGCAACCTTCCCTAATCCGGTTTTCTTATTAAAAAATGGTGCTAGTGCATCGGTTAGAATTCCTCAGCATGTTGAAAATGCAATTTTAGTCCCTCAAAAATCAACTATCGATTTACAGGGCAAGAAATTCGTTTACATTTTAGGCGATTCGGCTAAGGTGATCAATACGCAAATTGAAGTGATGGAATTAGCCAAAGGTAATTTCTACGTGGTTACCAAAGGACTTAAAGCCGGCGATAAAGTTATTTTAGAAGGCTTTCAATCTTTAAAAGACGGGACTAAAATTAAACCCGAGGTAAAAAACACCGATTCAGTTTATGCTGAAATAAAAAAATAA
- a CDS encoding multidrug efflux pump subunit AcrB (product_source=COG0841; cath_funfam=3.30.70.1430; cog=COG0841; pfam=PF00873; superfamily=82693; transmembrane_helix_parts=Inside_1_12,TMhelix_13_35,Outside_36_234): MFKKFIDRPVLSTVISIIIVILGVLGLVTLPISQYPEIAPPTVQVSASYQGANADVVMSSVVVPLEEQINGVEDMTYMTSSASNDGTATITVNFKLGTNADLAAVNVQNRVARATSLLPAEVTRSGVITAKRQASNLLIFAIYSDDPSYDQKFLQNYANINIIPEIKRISGVGDASAFGTLDYTMRIWLKPEVMAVYGLVPNDVSVALAEQNIEAAPGQFGEQGNQAFSVHVKI; encoded by the coding sequence ATGTTTAAGAAATTTATAGACAGGCCCGTTTTATCAACAGTTATATCCATTATAATTGTAATATTAGGTGTATTAGGCCTCGTAACTTTACCCATCTCGCAATACCCCGAAATTGCGCCGCCAACCGTTCAGGTATCGGCCTCGTACCAGGGCGCAAATGCCGATGTGGTAATGAGTAGTGTTGTTGTTCCGCTGGAAGAGCAGATAAATGGTGTAGAAGACATGACTTACATGACCTCTAGTGCCAGTAATGATGGTACTGCAACCATTACCGTTAACTTTAAATTGGGCACAAATGCCGATTTAGCAGCGGTTAACGTGCAGAACCGTGTAGCCAGGGCAACCAGTCTATTACCCGCAGAGGTAACCAGATCGGGTGTAATTACGGCAAAAAGACAGGCGAGTAACTTGCTTATTTTTGCTATTTACAGTGATGATCCATCATACGATCAGAAGTTTTTACAGAATTATGCCAACATTAACATCATCCCCGAAATTAAAAGGATTAGCGGTGTGGGTGATGCAAGTGCATTTGGTACTTTAGACTATACCATGCGGATCTGGCTTAAGCCGGAAGTAATGGCTGTTTACGGTCTGGTACCGAATGATGTAAGTGTAGCCCTGGCAGAGCAAAACATAGAAGCTGCACCAGGTCAGTTTGGTGAGCAGGGCAATCAGGCTTTTTCAGTACACGTTAAAATATAG
- a CDS encoding HAE1 family hydrophobic/amphiphilic exporter-1 (product_source=KO:K03296; cath_funfam=1.20.1640.10,3.30.2090.10,3.30.70.1430; cog=COG0841; ko=KO:K03296; pfam=PF00873; superfamily=82693,82714,82866; tigrfam=TIGR00915; transmembrane_helix_parts=Outside_1_118,TMhelix_119_138,Inside_139_144,TMhelix_145_167,Outside_168_171,TMhelix_172_194,Inside_195_216,TMhelix_217_239,Outside_240_253,TMhelix_254_276,Inside_277_319,TMhelix_320_337,Outside_338_643,TMhelix_644_666,Inside_667_672,TMhelix_673_692,Outside_693_701,TMhelix_702_724,Inside_725_750,TMhelix_751_773,Outside_774_782,TMhelix_783_805,Inside_806_839), whose translation MVSRAIRLFQYTLKYSGRLKSETEFSNIIIKADANGQILRLKDVARIELGAQSYASYVKFNGKPALGIAISQTAGSNAKEVIENSIKTLDKAATSFPKGVHYETVVNVNNFLDASIEKVIHTLIEAFILVFLVVFIFLQDFRSTLIPAISVPVAIIGTFFFLSLFGFTINLLTLFALVLAIGIVVDDAIVVVEAVHAKLDAGYKDPKKATKDAMDDISGAIISITLVMAAVFIPVSFIQGSSGVFYKQFGLTLAIAIILSAINALTLSPALCAMFLKPHAEDHEKSKNFLQRFYTAFNTSFDAVTQKYKRSVGFLGKKRWLAGLGIAVFAVVLVWIMNTTPKGFVPNEDLGTVFSDISLPPSTSQEETDKIIVKINDIVSKVPEVEATFRVVGRSLISGSGSSYGMVIARLKPWDKRKRDVKAIIGELFAKASSIKGAKVIFFAPPTIQGFGTGGGFEFQLQDKTGGDIKKFNEVGNAFLAALSKRPEIQYASTSFNPNFPQYQIDVNVAKVKQAGLTVSDVLGVLQGYYGGVYASNFNKFGKQYRVMYQADAKYRANQQSLTSIYVRNSSGTMAPISEFITLEKVYGPQAISRFNLYTSIAVTGNPNAGFSSGDAIKAIQEEAAIHLPAGYGYEFSGLSREEVSSGSQTIFIFLLCVVFVYFLLSAQYESYILPLAVLFSLPIGLAGVFIFDKIFGVDNNIYTQITLIMLVGLLAKNAILIVEYAVDRRRKGMSIINSAIDGATARLRPILMTSFAFILGLLPLMLSSGVGAAGNTSIGTGAVGGMLIGTIFGVFVIPALFIVFQTLQEKISNNSPFEEGIDREQTEEEYELAVNRPH comes from the coding sequence TTGGTGAGCAGGGCAATCAGGCTTTTTCAGTACACGTTAAAATATAGTGGCCGTTTAAAATCGGAAACTGAGTTTAGCAACATCATTATTAAGGCGGATGCAAACGGACAGATTCTTCGCCTAAAAGATGTGGCCAGGATAGAACTTGGTGCACAAAGTTATGCCAGTTATGTAAAGTTTAACGGTAAACCTGCTTTAGGTATTGCCATTAGTCAAACAGCTGGTTCGAATGCGAAAGAAGTAATCGAAAACTCGATCAAAACTTTAGATAAGGCCGCAACTTCTTTCCCTAAAGGCGTTCATTACGAAACCGTAGTTAACGTAAATAACTTCCTGGATGCCTCAATCGAAAAGGTAATCCACACCTTGATTGAAGCATTTATTTTAGTGTTCTTAGTAGTATTTATTTTTCTACAGGATTTCCGTTCAACTTTAATTCCGGCAATCAGTGTTCCTGTGGCTATTATTGGTACCTTCTTCTTCCTGAGTCTGTTCGGTTTTACCATCAACCTGTTAACCCTATTTGCATTGGTACTGGCCATCGGTATTGTGGTAGATGACGCCATTGTGGTGGTTGAGGCCGTGCATGCCAAGCTGGATGCCGGCTACAAAGACCCTAAAAAGGCGACGAAAGATGCGATGGATGACATTAGTGGTGCGATTATTTCGATTACACTGGTAATGGCAGCGGTATTTATCCCGGTAAGTTTTATCCAGGGTTCGTCGGGTGTATTTTATAAACAATTCGGTTTAACATTGGCTATCGCGATTATTTTATCGGCGATTAACGCCCTAACATTAAGTCCTGCGCTGTGTGCGATGTTCTTAAAACCACACGCAGAAGATCACGAAAAAAGTAAAAATTTCTTACAACGTTTTTATACCGCTTTCAATACTTCATTTGATGCCGTAACGCAAAAATATAAACGCTCTGTTGGCTTCTTAGGCAAAAAAAGATGGCTTGCAGGTTTAGGAATTGCTGTTTTCGCAGTAGTGCTGGTATGGATCATGAATACTACCCCTAAAGGTTTCGTGCCAAACGAAGATTTAGGAACAGTATTCTCTGATATTTCATTACCACCTTCTACTTCACAGGAAGAAACCGATAAGATTATTGTAAAAATCAATGATATTGTAAGTAAGGTGCCAGAAGTAGAAGCTACATTTAGGGTTGTTGGCCGAAGTTTGATCAGCGGATCGGGCAGTTCTTATGGTATGGTTATCGCCAGGCTTAAACCATGGGATAAACGTAAGCGTGATGTTAAAGCCATTATAGGTGAATTATTTGCAAAAGCATCCAGCATTAAAGGTGCGAAGGTAATTTTCTTTGCTCCGCCAACCATTCAGGGTTTTGGTACCGGTGGTGGTTTCGAGTTCCAGTTACAGGATAAAACCGGTGGCGATATCAAAAAATTCAACGAAGTGGGTAATGCATTTTTAGCCGCATTGAGTAAACGCCCTGAAATTCAATATGCATCAACCTCGTTCAACCCGAATTTTCCACAATATCAGATAGATGTAAATGTGGCAAAAGTGAAACAAGCTGGCTTAACGGTTAGCGATGTATTGGGTGTTCTGCAGGGCTATTATGGTGGTGTTTATGCCTCAAACTTTAACAAATTTGGTAAACAGTATAGGGTAATGTACCAGGCAGATGCCAAGTACCGCGCTAATCAACAAAGTTTAACCAGTATTTATGTGCGTAATTCGAGCGGTACAATGGCTCCTATTTCTGAGTTTATCACTTTAGAAAAAGTTTACGGGCCACAGGCTATTTCACGTTTCAACTTATATACCTCGATTGCAGTTACAGGTAACCCGAATGCAGGATTTAGTTCTGGTGATGCCATTAAAGCGATTCAGGAAGAAGCCGCAATTCATCTTCCAGCAGGTTATGGATATGAGTTCTCCGGTTTATCGCGTGAAGAAGTAAGCAGTGGCAGCCAGACGATTTTTATCTTTCTACTTTGCGTAGTCTTCGTGTATTTCCTGCTTTCAGCACAGTACGAAAGTTATATCTTACCATTGGCGGTATTGTTTTCATTACCAATCGGTTTAGCCGGAGTATTCATCTTTGATAAGATATTTGGTGTAGATAATAACATCTATACGCAGATTACCTTAATTATGCTCGTGGGGCTACTGGCAAAGAATGCCATTTTAATTGTAGAGTACGCGGTAGACAGGCGACGAAAGGGAATGAGTATTATTAACTCGGCTATTGATGGTGCAACTGCCCGTTTGCGCCCGATCTTGATGACCTCTTTTGCCTTTATCCTGGGCTTATTGCCTTTAATGCTGTCATCAGGTGTTGGTGCAGCAGGTAATACTTCAATTGGTACCGGAGCTGTAGGCGGTATGTTAATCGGCACTATATTCGGCGTGTTTGTAATCCCGGCCTTGTTCATTGTTTTCCAAACCTTACAGGAAAAAATAAGTAACAATTCTCCTTTTGAGGAAGGCATTGATCGCGAACAGACAGAAGAAGAGTACGAGCTAGCGGTTAACCGTCCACATTAA
- a CDS encoding multidrug efflux system outer membrane protein (product_source=KO:K18139; cath_funfam=1.20.1600.10; cog=COG1538; ko=KO:K18139; pfam=PF02321; superfamily=56954; tigrfam=TIGR01845), translating into MKFRYKHSIFIGVAILSLSACVTKKYERPQLKSEGLYRDNNNTDTTTIADLQWKTLFSDTTLQSLIQQGINENLDLKQAIERIKIAEATLIQSRGALLPSLQADVSVADNKQSQASLNFPPGININLETQTYKAQLSTSWEADIWGKLSSAKRGAYATLLQSDAAKRAVQTQLIATIANNYYTLLALDKQLAITEQTIKVRTQDVETMKALKQGAVVNGAAVVQSEANLYAAQVTLPDLKRSIKEAENALSVLVAKAPNAINRTTLDQQTPYANLQTGVSAQLLKNRPDVIAAEFGFRSAFENTNVAKAYFYPALTITATGGLSSLQLQDFFSKSIFYNLLGGLTQPIFARGANKARLKTAEANQQIAFYNFQQTLLTGGQEVSNALYAYQTASEKEETRAKQIASLTKAVDFTKELLRYSSATNYTDVLTSEQSLLAAQLSGINDRLQKLQSVVNLYRALGGGWK; encoded by the coding sequence ATGAAATTTAGATATAAGCATTCCATTTTTATCGGTGTAGCCATCCTCAGTCTAAGCGCCTGCGTAACTAAAAAATACGAGCGCCCACAACTTAAGAGCGAAGGTTTATACCGTGATAACAATAACACAGATACAACAACCATTGCCGATTTGCAATGGAAAACGTTGTTTTCAGACACTACTTTACAGTCGCTGATCCAACAGGGGATAAATGAAAATTTAGACTTGAAACAAGCGATTGAACGCATTAAAATTGCAGAAGCCACTTTAATTCAAAGCCGTGGGGCATTATTGCCAAGCTTACAGGCCGATGTAAGCGTAGCAGATAATAAACAATCGCAGGCCTCCTTAAACTTTCCTCCCGGGATTAACATTAATTTAGAAACCCAAACCTATAAAGCACAATTGAGTACCAGTTGGGAAGCTGACATTTGGGGAAAATTAAGCAGTGCAAAACGCGGTGCTTACGCTACATTATTACAAAGTGATGCAGCAAAACGCGCTGTTCAAACTCAGTTAATTGCCACAATTGCCAACAATTATTACACTTTATTGGCACTTGACAAACAATTGGCAATTACCGAGCAGACTATTAAGGTTAGAACGCAGGATGTAGAAACCATGAAGGCCCTAAAACAAGGTGCTGTAGTTAATGGTGCCGCTGTTGTACAGAGTGAAGCCAATTTATACGCGGCTCAGGTAACCTTGCCCGATTTGAAAAGAAGCATTAAAGAGGCCGAAAATGCTTTAAGTGTTTTGGTTGCTAAGGCGCCAAATGCAATTAACCGTACCACCTTGGATCAGCAGACCCCTTATGCTAATCTACAAACCGGCGTTTCTGCACAATTGTTAAAAAACCGCCCGGATGTGATTGCAGCCGAATTTGGTTTCAGATCGGCTTTCGAAAACACAAACGTAGCTAAAGCTTATTTTTATCCTGCTTTAACCATTACCGCAACAGGCGGCTTATCAAGCTTACAATTACAGGATTTCTTCAGCAAATCTATCTTCTATAATTTGCTAGGGGGTTTAACGCAGCCAATTTTTGCTAGAGGCGCAAACAAAGCACGTTTAAAAACAGCTGAGGCTAATCAACAGATTGCTTTTTACAACTTTCAACAAACACTGTTAACCGGTGGGCAGGAAGTATCGAATGCTTTGTATGCCTATCAAACAGCTTCAGAAAAAGAAGAAACAAGGGCAAAACAAATTGCCTCGTTAACCAAAGCAGTAGATTTTACCAAAGAATTGTTACGTTACAGTTCGGCAACAAACTATACTGACGTTTTAACTTCAGAGCAAAGTTTGTTAGCAGCCCAATTAAGTGGCATTAACGATCGATTACAAAAACTACAATCAGTTGTTAACCTTTACCGTGCATTAGGCGGTGGCTGGAAATAA
- a CDS encoding hypothetical protein (product_source=Hypo-rule applied; smart=SM01408; superfamily=143437) — MLRVDSSKTCKVVYSLCKHEYLGYLIEPHVVQLNPQGDFSFTYQRIFTHTAEEFNACLSDIDYKLIKILDDIEQDSLIKKYYKKLIRPTEFFTKIFDNKFYENVRPKIEKKLAEALELLKVKNELYIMDKDGWPVERKIELADEPASILFHFRRNETETRYFPTIKYQNLRIEFMFKEAQIISNKPAWLLLNDVLYFFDQDIEGKKLQPFLNKRFIAIPKTTEATYFEKFVAPLIEKHHVYAEGFEIRTEQFEATPVIKVLYVDGGLSQIQLYFKYGEYTFPVENAHKSNCTFRKNRR; from the coding sequence ATGTTACGTGTCGATAGCTCTAAAACCTGTAAAGTGGTGTACTCTTTGTGCAAACATGAGTACTTGGGCTATTTAATTGAACCTCACGTTGTTCAGCTCAATCCACAAGGAGATTTTTCGTTTACTTACCAACGGATTTTTACACATACCGCAGAAGAATTTAATGCCTGTTTAAGTGACATTGATTATAAACTGATCAAAATTTTAGATGACATTGAGCAAGACTCGCTGATTAAAAAATATTATAAAAAGCTGATCAGGCCGACCGAGTTTTTCACTAAAATTTTCGATAATAAATTTTATGAAAATGTCCGCCCTAAAATCGAAAAGAAACTTGCCGAAGCTTTAGAGCTTTTGAAAGTCAAAAACGAGCTTTATATAATGGACAAAGATGGCTGGCCGGTAGAACGCAAAATCGAACTGGCTGATGAGCCTGCATCTATTCTTTTTCATTTCCGAAGGAACGAAACTGAAACACGTTATTTTCCGACCATCAAATATCAGAACCTGCGCATCGAATTTATGTTTAAAGAAGCGCAGATTATCAGCAACAAACCTGCCTGGTTATTGCTAAATGATGTATTGTACTTTTTTGATCAGGATATTGAGGGAAAAAAACTGCAACCCTTTTTAAATAAACGCTTTATTGCCATACCAAAAACAACCGAAGCTACTTATTTTGAAAAGTTTGTAGCCCCTTTAATAGAAAAACACCATGTGTATGCCGAAGGTTTCGAAATCAGAACCGAACAATTTGAGGCGACACCGGTAATTAAAGTTTTATATGTTGATGGTGGTCTTTCTCAAATTCAGCTATATTTTAAATACGGCGAATATACTTTCCCCGTAGAGAATGCGCACAAAAGTAACTGTACGTTTAGAAAAAACCGCCGATAA